A DNA window from Verrucomicrobiota bacterium contains the following coding sequences:
- the aroQ gene encoding type II 3-dehydroquinate dehydratase produces MRILVIHGPNLNLLGRRETEFYGTADLATINVSLEKLAAQEGAAVECVQSNNEGDIVERIQQAKGAFDAIVINPAAFTHTSVAIRDAIAAVGVPTIEVHLSNIYARETFRHHSYVAPVAVGQIAGFGPTSYLLALRAALDLLEK; encoded by the coding sequence ATGCGCATCTTGGTCATACACGGCCCAAACTTGAACCTGCTCGGCCGGCGCGAGACCGAGTTCTACGGCACAGCGGACTTGGCGACGATCAATGTCTCGCTCGAGAAGCTTGCCGCGCAGGAAGGCGCCGCCGTCGAGTGCGTGCAGTCGAACAACGAAGGCGACATCGTCGAGCGCATCCAGCAGGCCAAGGGCGCCTTCGACGCGATCGTCATCAACCCAGCGGCGTTTACACACACGAGCGTGGCGATCCGTGACGCCATTGCCGCTGTCGGCGTGCCGACGATCGAGGTCCATCTGTCGAACATCTACGCCCGCGAGACGTTCCGCCATCATTCGTACGTGGCGCCGGTCGCCGTCGGGCAGATCGCGGGCTTCGGCCCGACGAGTTATCTGCTCGCGCTCCGCGCGGCCCTCGACCTGTTAGAGAAGTAG
- a CDS encoding aminopeptidase P family protein, with the protein MKRRIRAVCRTLASHKLDALLVSRPENVRYLTGFQSSNAYLVVTAAGRSFYFTDARYLAAAERLIGVGTIVKLERDAFQCIKNALRGHAIRRLGFESEHLSYNRASQLMDTFGQRRTKPAGSLVETVRSIKEPEEIAAIRRAVRLNERGFRHILPLLEPGVTEREIAIELEFFFITNGGEGFAFDPIIAFGPGAAVPHHDTGGRKLRETDVVLIDWGVKVQGYSSDLTRTLLPPRMPHRVKEVYQAVLEAQQAAIECIRPRAKLAAPDRAARRIIEAAGYGEHFIHALGHGIGLNVHEPPTLAGRANGTLRSGMVVTVEPGIYLPGRFGVRIEDDVLVTDGGHEVLSRLPKGLRTWG; encoded by the coding sequence GTGAAACGCCGCATCCGCGCCGTGTGCCGCACGCTCGCGAGTCACAAGCTCGACGCACTCCTCGTCTCACGCCCGGAGAACGTCCGTTACCTGACCGGCTTCCAGTCGTCGAACGCGTACCTGGTCGTGACAGCCGCCGGCCGGAGCTTCTACTTCACCGACGCGCGCTACCTTGCGGCCGCCGAGCGGCTCATCGGAGTTGGCACCATTGTCAAGCTTGAACGCGACGCCTTCCAGTGCATCAAGAACGCGCTCAGGGGACACGCGATCCGGCGCCTCGGGTTCGAGTCGGAGCACCTCTCGTACAACCGGGCCTCGCAGCTCATGGACACGTTCGGCCAGCGGCGTACCAAGCCGGCGGGGAGTCTTGTCGAGACCGTCCGCTCGATCAAGGAACCCGAGGAAATCGCCGCCATCCGTCGCGCCGTCCGGCTCAACGAACGCGGCTTCCGCCACATCCTGCCCCTGCTCGAGCCGGGCGTGACCGAGCGCGAGATCGCCATCGAGCTCGAGTTCTTCTTCATCACTAACGGCGGCGAGGGCTTTGCGTTCGACCCGATCATTGCCTTCGGCCCGGGCGCGGCGGTGCCGCATCACGACACGGGCGGGCGGAAGCTGCGCGAGACAGACGTCGTGCTCATCGACTGGGGCGTCAAGGTCCAAGGGTACAGTTCAGACTTGACACGCACCCTGCTCCCACCTAGGATGCCGCACCGGGTGAAGGAAGTGTACCAAGCCGTGCTGGAAGCGCAGCAAGCTGCCATCGAGTGCATTCGGCCGAGGGCTAAGCTTGCGGCGCCGGATAGAGCGGCACGCCGGATCATCGAGGCCGCCGGCTATGGCGAGCACTTCATCCACGCACTCGGCCACGGCATCGGCCTGAACGTACACGAGCCGCCGACCCTTGCGGGCCGGGCAAACGGTACACTCAGGTCGGGCATGGTCGTCACGGTCGAGCCCGGCATCTATCTGCCAGGCCGGTTCGGCGTCCGTATCGAGGACGACGTGCTGGTGACGGACGGCGGCCACGAGGTGCTCTCGCGGCTGCCCAAGGGTTTGCGTACCTGGGGCTAA
- the accB gene encoding acetyl-CoA carboxylase biotin carboxyl carrier protein codes for MDLDEIRQILQLMEENGLAEFELERDGLRIALRKAVAGVPVITAVPQAVAAAPAQSAAEVKDEGKFAYVTSPMVGTFYVAPSPDSPPFVNIGDAVTKDTVVCILEAMKVMNEIKAEIEGTIVEVLVENAEPVEYGEPLFRVEVA; via the coding sequence ATGGACCTCGACGAGATTAGACAGATCCTCCAGCTCATGGAAGAGAATGGCCTCGCCGAGTTCGAGCTCGAGCGGGACGGTCTGCGCATCGCGTTGCGCAAGGCGGTCGCCGGCGTGCCCGTGATCACTGCCGTGCCCCAGGCGGTCGCGGCGGCGCCGGCCCAATCGGCGGCAGAGGTTAAGGACGAAGGCAAGTTCGCCTACGTCACGTCGCCGATGGTCGGCACGTTCTACGTCGCGCCATCGCCGGACTCGCCCCCCTTCGTCAACATCGGCGACGCGGTGACCAAGGACACCGTGGTGTGCATTCTTGAAGCGATGAAAGTGATGAACGAGATCAAGGCCGAGATCGAGGGCACGATCGTCGAGGTCCTCGTCGAGAACGCGGAGCCGGTCGAGTACGGAGAGCCGCTGTTCCGCGTCGAGGTGGCCTGA
- the accC gene encoding acetyl-CoA carboxylase biotin carboxylase subunit, with protein MFERILIANRGEIALRIIRACKELGIQTVAVYSRADERSLHVQLADSAICIGNSASAESYLHVPSIIKAAEIFDVEAIHPGYGFLAEDAHFAEICESCRVKFIGPHPEVIRRMGDKAEAIRAARSAGVPVIPGSEGIVADKAEALKVVEKIKYPVIIKAAAGGGGRGMRVAHTDVALTSALQTAQAEAEAAFGNPAVYIEKYLENPRHIEIQVLADTRGNAVHLGERDCSVQRRHQKLIEEAPSPAITPSIRRAMTKATLKLVQEVGYVNAGTIEFLLDKDSDFYFIEMNTRIQVEHTVTEMVYGVDLVKEQIRIAAGERLSLDQRSIRPNGHAIECRINAEDPADRFRPCPGTIEFCSMPGGPNVRVDSHIYSGYTVPPHYDSLLAKLLAWGRDRREAIGTMRRALDEFYVNGIATTVPFHKHVMHHPKFVSGAFGNHFVDEVVRDQGWA; from the coding sequence ATGTTCGAAAGAATCCTGATCGCCAACCGGGGTGAGATTGCCCTGCGCATCATCCGGGCCTGCAAGGAGCTCGGCATCCAGACCGTGGCCGTCTACTCGAGGGCCGACGAGCGGTCGTTGCACGTGCAGCTTGCCGATAGCGCGATCTGCATTGGCAACAGCGCCAGCGCCGAGTCGTACCTGCACGTGCCGAGCATCATCAAGGCGGCCGAGATCTTCGACGTCGAGGCCATCCATCCCGGCTACGGTTTCCTGGCCGAGGACGCGCACTTCGCCGAGATCTGCGAGAGCTGCCGCGTCAAGTTCATCGGCCCACACCCCGAGGTGATCCGCCGCATGGGCGACAAGGCCGAGGCGATCCGCGCCGCCAGGAGCGCGGGTGTGCCCGTGATCCCGGGCAGCGAGGGCATCGTGGCCGACAAGGCCGAAGCGCTCAAGGTCGTCGAGAAGATCAAGTACCCCGTAATCATCAAGGCCGCAGCCGGCGGCGGCGGGCGCGGCATGCGGGTGGCGCACACCGACGTGGCGCTCACGAGCGCGCTCCAGACGGCCCAGGCCGAAGCCGAAGCCGCGTTCGGCAATCCCGCCGTCTACATCGAGAAGTACCTCGAGAACCCGCGTCACATCGAGATCCAGGTGCTCGCCGACACGCGCGGCAACGCCGTGCATTTGGGCGAGCGCGACTGCTCCGTGCAGCGCCGCCACCAGAAGCTCATCGAGGAAGCGCCCTCGCCGGCGATTACGCCCTCGATCCGGCGCGCCATGACCAAGGCGACGCTCAAGCTCGTCCAGGAGGTGGGCTACGTCAACGCGGGCACGATCGAGTTCCTCCTCGACAAGGACAGTGATTTCTACTTCATCGAGATGAACACGCGCATCCAGGTGGAGCACACGGTGACCGAGATGGTCTACGGCGTCGACTTGGTCAAGGAGCAGATCCGCATCGCCGCAGGCGAGCGGCTCTCGCTTGACCAGCGTTCGATCCGGCCCAACGGCCATGCCATCGAGTGCCGCATCAACGCCGAGGATCCGGCTGACCGCTTTCGGCCCTGCCCGGGCACCATCGAGTTCTGCTCGATGCCGGGCGGCCCGAACGTGCGCGTCGACTCGCACATCTACTCGGGCTACACTGTGCCGCCGCACTACGACTCGCTGCTGGCCAAGCTGCTCGCGTGGGGCCGTGACCGCCGCGAGGCGATCGGGACGATGCGCCGCGCGCTCGACGAGTTCTACGTGAACGGCATCGCCACCACGGTGCCGTTCCACAAGCACGTGATGCACCACCCGAAGTTCGTCAGCGGCGCCTTCGGCAACCACTTCGTCGACGAAGTCGTCCGCGACCAAGGCTGGGCTTAA
- a CDS encoding Asp23/Gls24 family envelope stress response protein, with translation MEEAGREDVVRVSDDVIMTIAGMALAEVKGVASTPAGFVGGLFSRKGPAKGVKVETDGNTVSLDVTVVVEYGARIPDVAAEIQTKLRRAIEEMTGKFVRAVNVTVQGIRPPSGAPGIEPDDEDTEAASPDERRED, from the coding sequence ATGGAAGAGGCCGGACGCGAGGACGTGGTCCGTGTCAGTGACGACGTAATCATGACCATCGCCGGTATGGCGCTTGCCGAGGTCAAGGGGGTCGCGAGCACGCCGGCGGGCTTCGTCGGCGGGCTGTTCAGCCGCAAGGGCCCGGCCAAGGGCGTCAAGGTCGAGACCGACGGCAACACCGTGTCGCTTGACGTGACGGTCGTTGTCGAGTACGGCGCGCGCATTCCCGACGTCGCCGCCGAGATCCAGACCAAGCTCCGCCGCGCCATCGAGGAGATGACCGGCAAGTTCGTACGCGCCGTCAACGTGACCGTCCAGGGCATCCGCCCCCCGAGCGGCGCGCCCGGCATCGAGCCCGATGATGAGGACACGGAAGCCGCTTCGCCCGACGAGCGGCGGGAGGACTAG
- the amaP gene encoding alkaline shock response membrane anchor protein AmaP has product MHGHRRAPAIIAIVTSVFVVTCFVILALYMVLHDLVPFVPTVNLQPALDSVWSRIVGSVMFAVAVVLVVALIARVRRQDCISFDNPDGEVIIAITAIEEFIKRLGKSFTEVRDISPTVVAVDGGVAIEARVALWDDQNIHAACERIQKAIRGQVQQFFGLANVHTVKVFIAKTVSRGDQAARGAAAHGTPLDEYAEEHVEQPEDQRQDT; this is encoded by the coding sequence ATGCACGGCCACAGACGAGCACCGGCGATTATCGCCATCGTCACGAGCGTCTTTGTCGTGACCTGCTTCGTCATCCTCGCGCTCTACATGGTGCTGCACGATCTTGTGCCGTTTGTGCCCACCGTCAACCTCCAGCCCGCCCTTGATTCGGTCTGGAGCCGCATCGTCGGCAGCGTCATGTTCGCCGTGGCCGTCGTGCTCGTCGTGGCGCTTATCGCACGCGTGCGGCGCCAGGATTGCATCTCGTTTGACAATCCCGACGGCGAGGTGATCATCGCCATCACGGCGATCGAGGAGTTCATCAAGCGGCTCGGCAAGAGCTTCACCGAGGTGCGCGACATCTCACCCACCGTCGTCGCCGTCGATGGCGGCGTGGCGATCGAGGCACGCGTCGCGCTCTGGGACGACCAGAACATCCACGCCGCGTGCGAGCGGATCCAGAAGGCGATACGCGGGCAGGTGCAGCAGTTCTTCGGCCTCGCCAACGTGCACACCGTCAAGGTGTTTATCGCCAAGACGGTCTCTAGGGGCGATCAGGCGGCGCGCGGCGCGGCGGCGCACGGCACGCCCCTCGACGAGTATGCAGAAGAACACGTCGAGCAGCCAGAGGACCAACGCCAGGACACGTAA
- a CDS encoding 6-phosphofructokinase, giving the protein MATKRIGVLTGGGDCPGLNPVLVGIVRKALSLDYEVIGILKGWQGMIENVTMPLTRDKVSGILPRGGTILRTSRTNPYKKRESVEKLKANFKALALDALVAIGGDDTLGVAQRLYEQEGLPTVGVPKTIDNDLSGTDRTFGFDTAINIATEAIDRLHSTAESHDRVLVIELMGRHAGWITLYAGLAGGADVILIPEVPVGIEDVCQIIRDRHRYGRDFSIVAVSEGADLGEGMVLQEQKLDEFGHVRLGGIGERLSNEIEKRTGFETRFVVLGHLQRGGTPTAYDRYLGLRFGMTAVELIETGQFGTMVSLRGNDFVAVPLKDAVSKTRTVDPALYDKMRIFFG; this is encoded by the coding sequence ATGGCAACAAAACGAATTGGTGTATTGACCGGCGGCGGCGACTGCCCGGGGCTCAACCCGGTGCTCGTCGGCATCGTGCGTAAAGCGCTCTCGCTCGACTACGAAGTCATCGGCATCCTCAAGGGCTGGCAAGGCATGATCGAGAACGTCACCATGCCGCTGACGCGCGACAAGGTCTCGGGCATCCTGCCGCGGGGCGGCACGATCCTGCGCACCTCGCGCACCAACCCGTACAAGAAACGCGAGAGCGTCGAGAAGCTCAAGGCGAACTTCAAGGCCCTGGCGCTCGATGCGCTCGTCGCCATCGGCGGCGACGATACGCTCGGCGTCGCCCAGAGGCTCTACGAGCAGGAAGGCCTCCCCACCGTCGGCGTGCCCAAGACAATCGACAATGACCTGTCGGGCACCGACCGCACCTTCGGCTTCGACACGGCGATCAACATCGCCACCGAGGCCATTGACCGGCTCCACAGCACGGCCGAGTCGCACGACCGCGTGCTCGTCATTGAGCTCATGGGCCGCCACGCCGGGTGGATCACGCTCTACGCGGGGCTCGCCGGCGGTGCCGATGTGATCCTCATCCCTGAGGTGCCGGTCGGCATCGAGGACGTCTGCCAGATCATCCGCGACCGCCACAGGTACGGGCGCGATTTCTCGATCGTCGCGGTATCCGAAGGCGCCGATCTCGGCGAGGGCATGGTGCTCCAGGAGCAGAAGCTGGACGAGTTCGGCCACGTCCGGCTCGGCGGCATTGGTGAGCGGCTCTCGAACGAGATCGAGAAGCGCACCGGCTTCGAGACCCGCTTCGTCGTGCTTGGCCACCTGCAGCGCGGCGGCACGCCAACCGCCTACGACCGCTACCTCGGGCTGCGCTTCGGCATGACGGCCGTCGAGCTTATAGAGACAGGGCAGTTCGGCACGATGGTGAGCCTGCGTGGCAACGATTTCGTGGCCGTGCCGCTCAAGGACGCCGTGTCGAAAACGCGCACGGTCGACCCGGCCCTCTACGACAAGATGAGGATCTTCTTCGGCTGA
- the pfkA gene encoding 6-phosphofructokinase, with translation MSRIGVLTSGGDAPGMNAAVRAVVRTAHHFALEVFGIRRGYEGMMRNEIEPLGRRSVSNIIQEGGTVLKTSRAPRFLTPEGRRFAYENLRAHGIEGLVCIGGDGSFRGAIDLANEYDMRIVGVPGTIDNDLYGTDFTIGYDTAVNTALDAIDRIRDTAQSHDRMFIIEVMGRHAGFIGLSSGIGGGAEEIAIPETTTDVDEICMRVRQRAVAGKTSLIMVVAEGDETGGAIHLGERIRQASGIDFRVCILGHMQRGGRPTGSDRLLASRLGYEAVRALMAGKAGVMVGEVNGGIICTPLKEAVTQKKPVNPELVEMAAILSE, from the coding sequence ATATCACGAATTGGCGTTCTGACGAGCGGCGGCGACGCGCCTGGTATGAACGCGGCAGTACGCGCGGTGGTGCGCACGGCGCACCACTTCGCGCTCGAGGTTTTCGGCATACGCCGCGGGTACGAGGGCATGATGCGCAACGAGATCGAGCCGCTCGGGCGCCGCTCGGTCTCCAACATCATCCAGGAGGGGGGCACCGTCCTCAAAACCTCGCGCGCGCCCCGGTTCCTCACGCCGGAAGGCCGCCGCTTCGCCTACGAGAACCTCAGAGCTCATGGCATCGAGGGCCTTGTCTGCATCGGCGGCGACGGCTCGTTCCGCGGCGCTATCGACCTCGCCAACGAGTACGACATGCGCATCGTCGGCGTGCCGGGCACGATCGACAACGACCTGTACGGGACGGACTTCACCATCGGCTACGACACGGCGGTCAACACCGCGCTCGACGCCATAGACAGGATCCGCGATACCGCCCAGAGCCACGACCGCATGTTCATCATCGAGGTCATGGGCCGGCACGCGGGCTTCATCGGGCTGTCCAGCGGCATCGGCGGCGGCGCCGAGGAGATCGCTATCCCGGAGACGACCACCGACGTCGATGAGATCTGCATGCGCGTGCGCCAACGCGCCGTCGCCGGCAAGACGAGTCTCATCATGGTCGTCGCCGAGGGCGACGAGACCGGCGGCGCCATCCACCTCGGCGAGCGCATTCGCCAGGCCTCGGGCATCGACTTCCGGGTCTGCATCCTGGGCCACATGCAGCGTGGCGGCCGGCCAACCGGGTCCGACCGCTTGCTCGCCTCACGGCTCGGCTACGAGGCCGTCCGCGCGCTCATGGCCGGCAAGGCGGGTGTCATGGTCGGCGAGGTCAATGGCGGGATCATCTGTACCCCGCTCAAGGAGGCGGTGACCCAGAAGAAACCCGTCAACCCTGAGCTCGTCGAGATGGCCGCCATCCTCTCGGAGTAG
- a CDS encoding SRPBCC family protein: MYSVQHTVAVLRAPERVWTVFEDVADWPRWNPVTPSAHWLTEGQWRRGARLALTLRLRQKRRLIRPDVVAVVPNVRVSWVSHGVGVKTSQTFTFSAEGPETRVTATETLSGPLAFLFRLFVPPSLIRATLVLWLDALKSEAER, encoded by the coding sequence ATGTACAGCGTCCAGCACACAGTCGCGGTCCTTCGAGCGCCCGAGCGGGTCTGGACCGTGTTCGAGGACGTGGCGGACTGGCCGCGGTGGAACCCCGTCACGCCGAGCGCGCACTGGCTTACCGAAGGCCAGTGGCGGCGCGGCGCGCGACTGGCCCTCACGTTGCGGCTGCGCCAGAAGCGGCGCCTTATTCGCCCCGACGTTGTCGCCGTCGTCCCCAACGTCCGCGTGTCGTGGGTGAGCCACGGGGTGGGCGTCAAAACCTCGCAGACGTTCACCTTCTCAGCGGAAGGCCCAGAGACCCGCGTCACAGCCACCGAGACACTCTCCGGACCGCTGGCGTTCCTCTTCCGGCTCTTCGTCCCCCCGTCACTCATCCGGGCCACGCTCGTGCTCTGGCTTGACGCCCTGAAGTCCGAGGCCGAACGCTAG
- the rnc gene encoding ribonuclease III — protein sequence MDHANLLDLQAERLEAFQELIGYRFSKPELLLEALIHSSHVNEAPEQGMPDNERLEFLGDAVLEFIVTEYLYAKYPGEKEGRLTVMRSAIVDRRRCAELAQAIGMNGFVLLGRGEQLDKQPMRKSILANAYEALIGAVYLDGGIDAARMFTIRMVERHCPGIELETTGNYKAELQIYSQRSFQRIPHYSLLRAYGPDHQKTFDVAVSIGGVVHGSGSGSSKKAAQQRAAHVALVRLQQSTADETAAPEPPKRSSYELIGEAVLALGGHASIREVEHYLDESVYAAPSDVGGTMADMCVDAPKSSTVPEQWRVLERVRRGVYRHVHADAV from the coding sequence ATGGACCATGCGAACCTTCTTGATTTGCAGGCCGAGCGGCTCGAGGCCTTCCAGGAACTGATCGGCTACCGGTTCTCCAAGCCGGAACTGCTGCTCGAGGCCCTGATTCACAGCTCGCACGTCAATGAGGCACCTGAGCAGGGGATGCCCGACAACGAGCGGCTCGAGTTCCTCGGCGACGCTGTGCTCGAGTTCATTGTTACCGAGTACCTCTACGCCAAGTACCCGGGTGAGAAGGAGGGCCGGCTCACCGTGATGCGCTCGGCGATCGTAGACCGGCGCCGGTGCGCCGAACTCGCTCAGGCCATCGGCATGAACGGTTTTGTCCTGCTCGGGCGCGGCGAGCAGCTCGACAAGCAGCCGATGCGCAAGTCCATTTTGGCCAACGCGTACGAAGCGCTTATCGGCGCCGTCTACCTCGACGGCGGGATCGACGCGGCGCGCATGTTCACAATCCGAATGGTCGAGCGGCACTGCCCGGGCATCGAACTTGAGACGACGGGCAACTACAAGGCCGAGCTCCAGATCTACTCCCAGCGCAGCTTCCAGCGTATCCCCCATTATTCGCTGTTGCGTGCCTACGGTCCCGACCACCAGAAGACCTTCGACGTGGCCGTGAGCATCGGCGGCGTCGTGCACGGTTCGGGCAGCGGCTCGTCGAAGAAGGCGGCACAGCAGCGGGCCGCACACGTGGCGCTCGTGCGGCTCCAGCAGAGCACTGCCGACGAGACGGCCGCGCCGGAGCCGCCAAAGCGGTCGTCGTATGAACTGATCGGCGAGGCCGTTCTCGCGCTGGGCGGGCACGCGAGCATCCGCGAGGTCGAGCACTATCTCGATGAGTCGGTGTATGCCGCGCCCTCGGATGTCGGCGGGACCATGGCGGACATGTGCGTCGACGCCCCCAAGTCGAGCACTGTGCCTGAGCAGTGGCGTGTGCTCGAGCGCGTGCGTCGCGGCGTCTATCGTCATGTCCACGCCGATGCGGTATAG
- a CDS encoding carboxypeptidase regulatory-like domain-containing protein — MKRNLLVIGGIAALAIVVLLTVAPWRTRPSHDETSGTAGRTGRTRQPGRQTPDGASTSNGGDPGSGEDGERLPVGPDGSSHRLPAGTVAGRVVDQDSQPVEKAQVVVLMARHTKAYDEKGEPTTVKHQDLFARVIETDSRGRFEISGIPAEAVVPLEKSEGLDESVTCSLLAQKDGYRMARQDVVPGAYAVQLVLEETAAVVSGRVIARDTGKPLAGSRILCRPGETETKTDADGAFRLKVPVSFEPPDSIAVSVICYPTAPEYAPQELADVRVMQGQEVGDLLFELEHGSLVLRGEVLDGQTQARVPGMRVRLYERDPYQYYYFPDGSRPELTADAADGTFEFTGLRPGIFQIEAVRTDWNCTLARYQETLEEGGGPKDVKIFVNTTGSRIITGTVTGPSGEPLQNAAVWLIQRVQPRPSAADEADTPPPPSMSLFTYQPAATDAEGRYGFQLYFNSTQQKVGAVALYPGCELTYGWLDQSDQSVYELDLALHKGARVAGTVTDEAGTPLEKVSVVIDGEALGPAFLASSPSLPNPRAAVTTGPDGTYEFDTLPAGDYIVAAEHTDYAFRQTDVTVARSADSRLDIALERGQTIRGTVYDEQGQPLSIRSVVAVNSRWREYDATPTNPDGRFTLRRIPSGEPVTVLVLEDRVDLRTAKTFHRAAVEHVSPGAGDLTIVAERMQFGAVEVEVVDAKTGDPVPSFEVWSARQPQPGLKGLARTFYYRPDYGRTSVKDGATTDTGASGGEAGRVTLMDLLPGPHDFYVNADGYNAKVSGTVRIEGGGTSKVRVELERTVGSTLRRLSPDAP, encoded by the coding sequence ATGAAGAGAAACCTGCTGGTCATCGGCGGGATCGCTGCGCTCGCCATCGTCGTGCTCCTGACCGTGGCCCCGTGGCGGACGCGGCCAAGTCATGACGAGACGTCAGGAACCGCCGGCCGGACGGGTCGAACGCGCCAACCCGGCAGACAGACGCCGGATGGCGCGTCCACCTCGAACGGTGGCGATCCCGGATCGGGAGAGGACGGCGAACGACTGCCTGTCGGGCCGGATGGCTCGTCGCATCGTCTGCCCGCCGGCACAGTAGCCGGGCGGGTCGTCGATCAGGACTCGCAGCCGGTGGAGAAGGCCCAGGTTGTCGTGCTGATGGCTCGCCACACAAAGGCGTACGATGAGAAAGGCGAGCCAACGACCGTGAAGCACCAGGACCTTTTCGCGCGTGTTATCGAGACCGACAGCCGGGGCCGGTTTGAGATCAGCGGCATACCGGCCGAGGCCGTCGTGCCGCTGGAGAAGTCCGAGGGCCTGGACGAAAGCGTGACCTGCTCCCTGCTTGCCCAGAAGGACGGGTACCGGATGGCGCGGCAGGACGTCGTGCCAGGCGCCTACGCGGTGCAGCTCGTGCTCGAGGAGACAGCGGCCGTGGTCTCGGGCCGCGTGATCGCGCGGGATACGGGCAAGCCGCTGGCGGGATCGCGCATCCTGTGCCGGCCAGGCGAGACCGAGACGAAGACCGACGCCGACGGGGCGTTCCGGCTCAAGGTGCCGGTATCCTTCGAGCCGCCGGACAGCATCGCCGTGAGCGTGATCTGCTACCCGACCGCGCCCGAATACGCGCCCCAGGAGCTGGCCGACGTTCGTGTCATGCAGGGCCAGGAGGTCGGCGACCTGCTCTTCGAGCTTGAGCACGGCTCGTTGGTGCTGCGGGGCGAGGTTCTGGACGGCCAGACGCAGGCGCGCGTGCCCGGCATGCGGGTGCGCCTCTACGAGCGCGACCCGTACCAGTATTACTACTTTCCCGACGGGTCACGCCCTGAGCTCACCGCGGATGCGGCGGACGGCACATTCGAATTCACGGGCCTTCGGCCGGGCATCTTCCAGATTGAGGCGGTCCGGACTGACTGGAACTGCACGCTGGCGCGTTACCAGGAGACCCTCGAGGAAGGCGGCGGGCCAAAAGACGTCAAGATCTTCGTCAACACCACGGGCTCGCGCATCATCACCGGCACGGTGACCGGGCCGAGTGGCGAGCCGCTCCAAAATGCCGCTGTCTGGCTGATCCAGCGTGTTCAGCCAAGGCCATCGGCGGCGGATGAAGCCGACACGCCGCCCCCCCCGTCCATGAGCCTCTTCACCTACCAGCCGGCTGCCACGGACGCGGAGGGCCGGTACGGCTTCCAGTTGTACTTTAACTCAACGCAGCAGAAGGTCGGCGCGGTGGCGCTTTATCCCGGCTGCGAGCTGACGTACGGCTGGCTTGACCAGTCTGACCAATCAGTGTACGAGCTCGATCTCGCCCTGCACAAGGGGGCGCGCGTCGCTGGAACCGTGACCGACGAGGCCGGCACGCCGTTGGAGAAGGTCAGCGTCGTTATCGACGGCGAGGCGCTCGGCCCCGCGTTTCTCGCCTCGTCTCCGTCCTTGCCGAACCCGCGGGCCGCGGTCACGACCGGCCCCGACGGGACATACGAGTTCGACACCCTGCCGGCGGGCGACTATATCGTGGCGGCTGAGCACACGGACTATGCATTCAGGCAAACGGATGTGACGGTCGCCCGCAGCGCCGACAGCCGTCTCGACATTGCTCTGGAGCGGGGCCAGACCATCCGGGGCACGGTCTACGACGAGCAGGGCCAACCGCTCTCGATCCGCTCGGTGGTGGCCGTGAACAGCCGATGGCGCGAGTACGACGCCACCCCGACGAACCCCGACGGCAGATTCACTCTGCGGCGCATTCCGAGCGGCGAACCGGTGACCGTGCTCGTGCTCGAGGACCGCGTGGACCTTCGCACCGCCAAGACCTTCCACCGCGCCGCCGTCGAGCACGTCAGTCCGGGCGCCGGCGATTTGACCATTGTCGCCGAGAGAATGCAGTTCGGTGCGGTCGAGGTCGAGGTCGTCGACGCGAAGACGGGCGACCCGGTCCCTTCCTTCGAGGTTTGGAGTGCGCGGCAGCCGCAGCCGGGCCTCAAAGGTCTGGCCCGCACTTTCTACTACAGGCCAGACTATGGCCGGACCAGCGTGAAAGACGGCGCGACGACGGACACGGGGGCCTCGGGCGGCGAAGCGGGGCGCGTCACGCTCATGGACTTACTGCCTGGCCCGCACGACTTCTACGTTAACGCCGATGGGTACAACGCGAAAGTCAGCGGCACGGTCCGGATCGAGGGCGGTGGCACAAGCAAGGTCCGCGTCGAGCTCGAGCGCACAGTCGGCTCGACCCTGAGGCGCTTGTCGCCCGATGCGCCGTGA